The proteins below come from a single Rhinolophus ferrumequinum isolate MPI-CBG mRhiFer1 chromosome 8, mRhiFer1_v1.p, whole genome shotgun sequence genomic window:
- the LOC117025954 gene encoding PC-esterase domain-containing protein 1B-like, which yields MAHLRACEVRQLLHNKFVVVMGDSVQRAVYKDLVLLLQKDCLLSSSQLKAKGELSFEQDVLLEGGRRGRMHNGTHYREVRQFCSGHHLVRFYFLTRVYSQYVVDVLEELRQGEHHPDLVIMNSCLWDLSRYGPNFRRGYRENLESLFGLLDRVLSVSCLLVWNTAMPVAEVVSGSFLPTEHQREASHLREDVMEANFYSSAEASRRGFDVLDLHFHFRHAGRHRQRDGVHWDERAHRHLSQLLLAHVADAWGVELPCRYPVGRWLRHSPANGSPGRAGGRQPRDNRGDPGEQAFFWHPPRSTCLRTPRRPSSSYPQARRLFPNYRQDIYVPSHPSLQRREFSHDPPARPVGYTGEANLRIGHEPRLGPIRRASTHHRSRRSPPYPPGSPNRPRRHRRRRTDRQTQEWQGLSRQTYT from the coding sequence ATGGCTCACCTGCGGGCCTGCGAGGTCCGGCAGCTGCTGCACAACAAGTTCGTGGTCGTCATGGGAGACTCAGTGCAGAGGGCCGTGTACAAGGACCTGGTGCTCCTGCTGCAGAAGGACTGCCTGCTCTCCTCCAGCCAGCTGAAGGCCAAAGGTGAGCTGAGTTTCGAGCAAGACGTGCTGCTGGAGGGCGGCAGGCGGGGCCGCATGCACAACGGCACCCATTACCGTGAGGTCCGCCAGTTCTGCTCGGGCCACCACCTGGTGCGTTTCTACTTCCTCACGCGTGTGTACTCCCAGTATGTCGTGGACGTCCTCGAAGAGCTGCGGCAGGGCGAGCACCACCCGGACTTGGTCATCATGAACTCCTGCCTCTGGGATCTCTCGAGGTATGGCCCGAACTTCCGGAGAGGCTACCGCGAGAATCTGGAGAGCCTCTTCGGGCTCCTGGACCGGGTGCTGTCCGTGTCCTGCCTCCTGGTGTGGAACACGGCCATGCCGGTGGCCGAGGTCGTCTCGGGCAGCTTCCTCCCGACCGAGCACCAGCGGGAAGCTTCCCACCTGCGGGAAGATGTGATGGAGGCCAACTTCTACAGTTCGGCGGAGGCCAGCAGGCGCGGCTTCGACGTGCTGGACCTCCATTTCCACTTCCGGCACGCGGGGCGGCACCGGCAGCGAGACGGCGTGCACTGGGACGAGCGCGCGCACCGCCACCTCTCCCAGCTGCTGCTGGCACACGTGGCTGATGCCTGGGGCGTGGAGCTCCCCTGCCGCTACCCCGTGGGCAGGTGGCTCAGGCACAGCCCCGCCAACGGAAGTCCAGGCAGGGCAGGAGGTAGGCAGCCCAGGGACAACAGAGGTGACCCAGGCGAACAGGCTTTTTTCTGGCATCCACCCAGGTCCACGTGCCTCCGCACCCCGCGGCGACCTTCTTCGTCTTATCCCCAGGCTCGACGTCTGTTTCCGAACTACAGACAAGACATCTATGTGCCCTCCCACCCATCTTTACAGCGCCGGGAATTCTCCCATGACCCTCCAGCACGCCCGGTGGGGTATACTGGTGAAGCAAACTTAAGGATTGGCCACGAGCCACGTCTGGGCCCCATCCGCAGAGCCTCTACCCATCACCGAAGCAGACGGTCTCCTCCATACCCTCCCGGGAGCCCCAACAGGCCACGCAGACACCGGCGAAGGCgcacagacagacagacccaaGAGTGGCAAGGCCTCAGTAGGCAGACCTACACCTAG